GAACCGGCCCGCGGCCAGGCCCTGCTCTGAGCCATGACCGAGTGGATCCGACGTACCTGTCGGTAACGGTTACGTTCATGAGGTGGCTCGTGAACAGGTGACTCAGATCGTGGCGGAGATGGTGGCAGGCGTCCTCGAGGTGCCGGTCGCGGTGGGTGCACGCGTCGAGGTCGGCGACACCGTCGTGCTGCTGGAGTCGATGAAGATGGAGATCCCCGTCATCTCCGAGGCCGCCGGCACGGTCGTCTCGGTCAACGTGGTCCCCGGCGACGCCGTCCAGGAGGGCGACCTCCTGCTGTCCCTCACCCCGTGAGGTCGTGCCCCCGAGCGTGAGCCCGGTGGCACCCCCAGGGGCACGACCCCGGGCCTGGCAGAGGGGGCGGGATTCGAACCCGCGGTAGGTCTCCCTACGACCGCTTTCAAGGCGGTTCCGATAGGCCACTCCGGCACCCCTCCGTGCGCGCGTCGGCAAGGACGCGTGCCAGGTCACTCTAGAAGACCGGCCCGGCCCGCCCGGTTGGCGCCCCGAAGTGCCGTGGTGTGGAATCGGGCCATGCCCGAGACGCAGCTCCCCACGCCGCACGACTACCGCTTCGCCCAGACCTTCACCGTGCGGCTGGTCGGGATCAGCGTGGTCGCCCTGGCGCTCGTGCTGTTCGTCGGCACGGCCGTGGTCGCCCTCGCCGGCGTCAACGCCGACGTGCTCGTCGTGGTGCTCGCGCTCGGCCTGGTCGGGGTCTTCGCGCTCGGCTGGTGGCTACGCAACCGCGCCTACGTGCTGCGCGCCGAGGAGGACGGGTACGTCGTCGGGCCGGTGCGCGGAGCCGGGGTCAAGCGGGCCCGCTGGGCCGACGTCACCGAGGCCACGACCGCGGCGCCGCACGGCATCGACTGCCTGGTGCTGCACCTCGGTGACGCCGGCACGACGACCGTCCCGGTCGACACGCTCGCGATGGACCGCGAGCAGTTCGTGCGCGAGATGCAGCGTCGGCTGCGTGCCGGCCAGGGTCACCGACCCCTGGGCTGACCGCTCCCCGCGGCTCCGCGCCGACCCCGCGCCTGCGCGGGGACGCCCCTGATTGGTCGCTGGGCGGCTCGGGCTTGTAACCTGTCGGCGCTGCCGGGAGGCGTCGCCTAGTCCGGTCTATGGCGCCCGCCTGCTAAGCGG
This Nocardioides dokdonensis FR1436 DNA region includes the following protein-coding sequences:
- a CDS encoding biotin/lipoyl-binding carrier protein is translated as MAREQVTQIVAEMVAGVLEVPVAVGARVEVGDTVVLLESMKMEIPVISEAAGTVVSVNVVPGDAVQEGDLLLSLTP